The following proteins come from a genomic window of Cyanobacteriota bacterium:
- a CDS encoding alpha-D-glucose phosphate-specific phosphoglucomutase, with protein sequence MNINTVATQPFSDQKPGTSGLRKRVSVFQQRHYLENFVQSVFDSLENYQGTTLVVGGDGRFYNRTAIQTILKMAAAN encoded by the coding sequence ATGAATATCAACACTGTTGCAACTCAACCCTTTAGCGATCAGAAACCAGGTACATCGGGGCTGCGCAAGCGAGTTTCGGTGTTTCAGCAACGTCATTACCTAGAGAATTTTGTCCAGTCAGTATTTGACAGTTTGGAGAACTACCAAGGTACTACCCTCGTAGTTGGTGGGGATGGGCGTTTTTACAATCGCACTGCCATTCAAACCATCCTAAAGATGGCTGCTGCCAAC